The following proteins come from a genomic window of Zonotrichia leucophrys gambelii isolate GWCS_2022_RI chromosome 4, RI_Zleu_2.0, whole genome shotgun sequence:
- the PLA2G12A gene encoding group XIIA secretory phospholipase A2 → MAPARLSLLLPLLLLLLLAACAWRPARGQEAPQTPDWRMTLKTIRNGVHKIDMYLNAALDLLGGEDGLCQYKCSDGSRPIPRFKYKPSPPNGCGSPVFGVQFDIGIPSMTRCCNHHDRCYDTCGNKKNDCDEQFQTCLSKICRDVQKTLGISESVQACESTVQLLFDAVIHLGCKPYLDSQRAACECPYEGKSDL, encoded by the exons ATGGCCCCGGCCCGGCTGTCGCTGCTgctcccgctgctgctgctgctgctgctggcggccTGCGCCTGGCGGCCGGCGCGGGGCCAGGAGGCGCCGCAGACCCCGGACTGGCGGATGACGCTGAAGACGATCCGCAATGGCGTGCACAAGATCGACATGTACCTGAACGCGGCCCTGGACCTGCTGGGCGGCGAGGACGGGCTCTGCCAGTACAAGTGCAGCGACG GATCAAGGCCCATTCCTCGCTTTAAATATAAACCATCACCACCAAATGGCTGTGGATCCCCTGTGTTTGGAGTTCAG TTTGACATCGGTATCCCTTCAATGACAAGGTGCTGCAATCACCACGACAGATGCTATGATACTTGtggcaataaaaaaaatgatTGTGATGAGCAGTTTCAGACCTGCCTCTCAAAAATCTGCAGAGATGTGCAGAAAACGCTTGGAATCTCAGAGAGTGTCCAGG CTTGTGAATCAactgttcagctgctgtttgatGCAGTTATACATTTAGGATGCAAACCATACCTGGACAGCCAGAGAGCTGCTTGTGAGTGTCCTTACGAGGGCAAGTCAGATCTCTGA